A DNA window from Deltaproteobacteria bacterium contains the following coding sequences:
- a CDS encoding histidine phosphatase family protein gives MLEILFIRHGETDWNKNRRIMGGRPVPLNREGIKQAEETAKSLDSIEIKAVYTSPLKRTIQTARILAKGRSVRVVEVPELVEIDYGDWVGKTFDEVSRYPAFKLYHTNPAKAQAPRGERMKDVWQRGVRWVEMMRKEHRKGRIMAVSHADVIKVILTHYMNLDLNEMLRMRIDNAAVSILWLNGKSSGVFGINCHTNLEKVFSRTDQLYPLPNSTKK, from the coding sequence ATGCTCGAGATCCTCTTTATCAGACACGGTGAGACCGATTGGAACAAGAACCGCCGGATCATGGGGGGGCGTCCTGTCCCCCTGAATCGGGAGGGGATCAAGCAGGCGGAAGAGACGGCGAAGTCATTGGATTCTATTGAGATTAAGGCAGTTTACACGAGCCCGCTGAAACGGACAATCCAGACCGCGCGGATTTTGGCGAAGGGGAGGAGTGTCAGGGTTGTCGAGGTTCCTGAGCTGGTTGAAATCGATTATGGAGATTGGGTGGGGAAGACATTCGATGAGGTGAGTCGTTACCCCGCCTTCAAACTCTATCATACGAATCCGGCGAAGGCCCAGGCCCCTCGTGGCGAGCGGATGAAGGATGTCTGGCAGAGGGGGGTGCGTTGGGTGGAAATGATGCGGAAGGAGCACCGTAAGGGACGGATCATGGCGGTCAGTCATGCCGATGTGATCAAGGTAATCCTGACGCACTACATGAACCTGGATTTAAATGAGATGTTGCGCATGAGGATCGACAACGCTGCTGTCTCTATCCTCTGGCTAAATGGGAAGAGCTCAGGAGTTTTTGGAATTAATTGTCATACCAATCTGGAAAAAGTCTTCTCGAGAACTGATCAGCTT